Within the Helicobacter sp. MIT 21-1697 genome, the region AGTATGCCCATATTTTTCAAGCATATCAAGCACTTGTGTAAGTCCAAGTATGTGTTCATTGTGCATAAAACTCACCACGCGTAAGCCATTATCAAGGCATTCTTGGACTTGGGCGCTAAAAGATAGATTTTGAGAATCTGTGTGTATCAGAAGCATATCACCGCATTTTACGCGTCCTTTAATTTGCACAAGAAAAAGTGGCACAGATGTTGATGGTAAGGGTTTATGATAAAAGATTTCAAAAATTTTATCACTTGGTTTTTGTGTGGTGTAATCAAGTTTATGAGCGTAGATTCTCGCTTTGATGACGCGCGTATCATTGAATACAACAAGAGTGTCTTGTGGCACAAAATCACAAAAATGATAAAAATCACTATGGATAATGCGCTCATTCTCTCTTTGATAGATAAGTAACTTTGCACTTTCGCGAGGATTGGCTGGATTTTGCGCTATGGCAGAAGAAGGCAAGGTGTAATCATAGCTAGAGAGAGCAAAGTCGTTTTCTTGGATTTTTTGCTCAAAATATGTCATAAAGAACTCTCTTTGTCCTCTTGTTTTTCTTGCAAATCTGTTTTGGCAATGTCTTCTTCATCTTCTTCCTCATCTTGAGGTTGAGCTGGATTAACGAATTTGAGTACGACAATAGAGATTCCATAAAGTGCTGTGAGAGGAATAGCTAAAAGAATTTGTGAGATTGCATCTGGCGGGGCAATAAGAGCAGCAATGATAAATATAAGCACCACTGCATATTTAAAAAAATTCTTTAGGCTTTCATCTGTGATTAAACCTACTTTTCCCAAAAAAAAGCATAATACAGGCAATTCAAAAGCAATACCAAAGCCGATAACAAGGCGGATAAAGAATGTAAAATAATTTTCTGCTGTGATGTAGGCTTCAAATTGGTCATTGCCAAAGAGCAAGACATTTTTAATAATAAAAGGAAGCACGCCAAAATAAGAAAATACCACACCGATGGCAAACATAGTCGTCCCAAAGAATACAAAGGGAATCACTACTTTTTTTTCATTTTTATATAAGCCCGGAGCGACAAAAATCCATACTTGCCAAAAAATAACAGGCGTAGAGATAACAAGTGCGGCAAAAAGCGCAGATTTCATTGCGATGAAAATCCCCTCTATCATACCTGAAGCAATGAATTTACCTCTTACTTCACTTCCTAGCACTTCAACAAGAGGGAGTTTGATAATGTGGAAAATTTCTTCCCAAAAGCCAAAGCACGCAACAAAGGCAATAAACAATACAGAGATACTAACAATAAGTCTTTTGCGTAAGTCTTGTATGTGTGGTTTGAGGTCTTCAAGCATAGCTATGAATCCTTTGTAGATGGTGAAGTTTGTGCAGATTCTATCAAAGGTGAAGAATGCACAGAATCTGTTGGATTTTGAGGACTTTGCGTGGCGTATGCAATCTCTTTTGTAGAATCTGTGGGTAGGGATTGCTCTATGGCAGATGTTTGTGTTGATGAGGGACTTTCATAGCTTATATCACTATTAAGAGATGTCAGAGTGCTTTGTAGATTTTTTGCTTCTTGTGAGAGAGATTCTTTTGTCTCTTGCAAGGGTTTGGCAAGAGAATCCACGCTTATTTCGCGTAATTCATCAAGCTTTATATCTTTTGTGAGTTTATTGACTTCACTTTCAATGGTATCTTTGTATTTAAGCGCTTCTTGTTTGATTTCAGAGAGCTGAATTTCTTTATCAAAACTTTCTTTTGCCTCTGCCATAGTTTTTTTGACAGCGCGGAAAAATTTGACAATATCAACAATAGTTTGCGGAAGTTTGTTAGGACCGAGTGCAATAACTGCCACAATCAAAATAACTAATACTTCAAAAATACCAACACCAAACATACTTACCTCGTTTTCACTCTACTAAACTACTCACATAACTAGATTCATAATTTTATAATAACTTAGTAACTTTACAAGTTTCTTGCTTGGCTTTTTAGGAATAAAAAATGCTTTTTTTGGTTAAAATTCGCAAGTTTAAGAGATAAAGTGGAGCAGTGATGATTGATACAAAGGCATTAATAAATCAATTTGATGAGATAAAAGCGCGACTTGCCATTAAAAAGGTGAGTGAAGAAAGTTTAAGCGAACTTAAAAAGATAGCTCTTGCTTATAAATCTTGCAAGCAGGAGCTTGAGGAGTTGCAAGCATTTCAGAATAAGACTTCAAAGCTTTTTGGGCAATATAAAAGAGAGCAAAAAGATATTACAGAGCTCAAAGTAGCACTTGATGAAAATAAAATGAAAATGAGCACTTTAGAATCCGCCCTCAAAGATATAGAATCGCATTTAGAGATTCTTGCTTATGGGATTCCAAATCTGCCTGATGATGCTACACCACAGGGCGAAGATGAAAATGATAATGTTGAAATCAAAAAAGTGCTTACACCACCACATTTTGATTTTGCGCCTAAAGAGCATTGGGAGCTTGGTGTTACAAATGGGTGGATTGATTTTGAAGCGGGAGTGAAACTTGCCAAGAGCAGATTCTCTGTTTTACGCGGAATGGGTGCTAAGATCAATCGTGCGCTTATTAATTTTATGCTTGATTATAATGAAAAAGCAGGGTTTGAATCTGTCATAACACCTGTGATTGTTAATGCACGTGCACTTTTTGGCACAGGGCAGCTGCCAAAGTTTGAAGAAGATATGTTTAAGGTGGATTCTCATTTTGATGATGAACAAAGTGAGCACGATTTGTATCTTATCTCTACTTCCGAAATTACTCTTACTAATCTCTATCAAGATAGCATTATTCCAAGTGAGGAATTGCCTATTATGCTTACAGCTCAAACGCCTTGCTTTCGTAAAGAAGCAGGAAGTGCAGGGCGCGATACACGCGGAATGATACGCCAACATCAGTTTGATAAAGTTGAGCTTGTGGCTATCACTCACCCAACTCAAAGTGTAGCAATGCAGGAAAAAATGGTGCAAACAGCAAGTGGGATTTTAAGTGAATTGAAGCTTCCTCATCGTTTGGTGCAGCTGTGTGGAGGTGATTTGGGCTTTAGCGCAAGCAATACAATTGATATTGAAGTGTGGCTTCCGGGGCAAAATTGTTATCGCGAGATTAGTTCTATATCAAATACGCGTGATTTTCAAGCGCGTAGAGCAAAGATTCGTTATAAAGAAAATGGTAAAAATGCTCTTGTGCATACATTAAATGGTTCATCATTGGCAGTAGGGCGCACACTTATTGCGATTATGGAAAATTATCAGCAAGCTGATGGGAGTATCATAATCCCTGAAGTATTACACAAGTATCTATAAAAAGTGAGCAATTATGGCAGAAGAACAAGAAAACAATGTCGGTGATAATTTAGAAATCCCAGATTCGCAAGGTAAAGATGGTGCGAATGAGGGAGATTCTCAAAATCAAGAAGGCACAGAATCTGCTGCTGGGCAAAATAAAATTAAGGCTCTTATAGGGACACTTGAATCGCGCTTGCAACCTTTTTTACAAATGCTCAAAGAAAACAAGGTATTAATGATTGGTGTGATTGCTATTTTTGTGCTTATCGTAATATTTTTAATATTAGTCATTGTATTACTTTTGAGTAAAAATGCCCCACAAGAAGAGCCAGAACCTACACCTATTTCGCGCAAAATTATTGAGCCAGCTCCGATTCTTGGTGCTTCTAAGCGTCCAGAAGTTGATAATACAGAACTTGGAAATATGATAAAAAAAGCGAATCTCCTCTATACGCAAGGCGATAAGATGGAGGCTCTTCATTTATTTGAAAATATTGCTGTGTATTCACAATCCATTGCTTATTATAATTTAGGTGTTATTGAGCTCAAAGAGGGCGATTATAAAAAGGCAATTAATTCTTTTGATGGAGCAATTAATGCTGGAGAGGATATTAGCGTAAGTGCTTTTAATGCCGCTTATAGCGCATATATGTTAGGTGATATGAATCTTTATGAATATTATTTGGGGATTAGCTCAAGTTATTTATATTACACAGCAAATCAACCGCTTTATTCCTATCTTTATGGTTTGTTGCAATATTATAAAGGATTTTATTTTGAATCCCTTTCGCCCTTTTTGAATCCAAGCTCAACAAGTTATGCAAAAGAGAGCAAAAAAATGGCTTCAGAGGCGTTTTTGGTTTTTGGTGATGAATATAATGCACTTGCTCAACTCAAACAAGTGGCAACTAAAGATGATAATTTTGCTATTGCACTTTTGCACGCTCGGCTTGGAGAATACACACAGGCAAAGCGATATTTATACGAATATCTTGGCTCACATATAGGCGATGCGCAAGCACTTATGGCTTTACAGCTTATTGAGCTTAAAAGTGGAAATTTTAAAGAGGGTGCATTAATTTTAGAACGACTTAATGCTAAAGAAGAGGACGCAAAAGTTTTTAATGATTATCCGATTAAGGTTAAATTGCGTGATGATTTGTTTGATATTAATCTTGCGCAGGAAAATTTTTGGAATCGCCGCTTTGAGCATAATAAAATACTCGGCTATAAGATTCTCTTTTATTATGCGCCTTTCAGAGTGTTTGATGCAAAAAATGCTTTAGCAATTATTGAAGATGGGAATATCAATGCTTACTCAAATAATATTGAGAGTGCTAGAAGCATTTTGCAAGAGGGGCAAAAAGTTTCACAAATTAACCGTTCTCTTGCACAAGATTTGCGCACTTTATCCCTTAATCAAGATATTAGAGAAACGATTAAGTCAATGGAATCTCTGCTTAAAGATTATCCAAATCATTCAATTTTGCATTATAATGTAGGCTTACTTTATGCGCAGATGAGCGATTTTGACAATGCGTATTTACATTTTATTCGCGCCTATCATCTTGATGGTAATGATACAATGTCAGGTATTTTTGCATTAATGTGCGCCGAGCTGACTTATAGAGATACTTCGCGTCTTAGCAATTCAATTTCTAATGATTTAGCAGAAATTAATTATACAAGCAAAATTGAGTATAATTTTTTACTTTCGCTCTTTCGTTACACGGGCAATTCTCCTTCAGATTCGCTCGCTTGGCTTAATAGTATGCAAAGTGAAGCCTTGCAGGATAGAAAGCCTATTTATTATGCGCTTGATGCCGTGTATGGTATTTATACCGCAAATGCAAATCAAATAGTGGGTGCATTTGAGAGGATAAAAAAGATTTACACCAAAGATGTTGTGGCAAATACAATGTATGAGCTAGGCAAACGATTTGGCAGTAATTTAAAAGATTTTGCCTTGCAAATGAATATTATTTATAAAGAAAAAAATCTTGATATGCGCTCAATTTATTATGGTCCTTCTCTTGCGCGTGAATTATATGTATATGTGGGTTTTGTAACAGGTTCTCTGCGTTCTGTGCAAGAAGAATTAGAAGCGAAGCTTGTGGTAGAAACACGCACAAGCAATGGCATTTTGCAGGCATTAGCACTTTCAAATATATACAGCAATGATTTTGAAAAGGCTTTCGCATTTTATAACTCATTGCTTGATGATTTGCACGAAGATGATTCTCAAACACGTTTTTATGCTGCGATTGCGGCTATGGGAGCAGGTCGCCACGAAAACGCAGTAGCTCTTTTACAGCTTTCAAAGATAGAATCTGCGACTAATTTTGAAGCACGATATGCGCTTGGATTGCTCTATCAGGAGGGCAAGAATATGAAAGCTGCGACACAGCATTATGATAAAATCGCAAATACAAACTTTGAATCTGAATTTTTTGATTTTGATATTGATACAAGTGATTTGCTTGATGTAGATAAACAAGCAAATAAGGACACATAGTGCCAAGGAGCTAATTTGATTTGTTTTTATAGCATTTACGGCGTGCGCGCTGGGCTTTGCGTTGAGCAAGGAAGATTCTATAATTTGTCTGCCACCAAAGATAATCTTTGATATGTCTTTGTTTTTTGTAGGTTGTTTTCGCATTTGGCGCAAGAGATTCTACAATGTGTAATGATTCTTCAATGATTTGTTCTAAATCTTGAAATTCATTTTTGTCTTGTTCCTTGGCAAGAATTTCAAGTTTGTCAAGAATCTCTTGAGGCATAAGTTCTCGTTCAGCTTTTGTAATATGGAGCAAAGGCGCAAGTTCTTTTCTATCCTGTGCTGTTAAGACAACCTTATGCTTTGACATATTTTCTCCTTCGTTTTAAGCTTTGATGTGATTATATAAAACAAAGTTATACAAAAAACCAAAACTTCTAAAAAATAAATAAGAAAATGATATTTTTGAAAATAAAATGTAAGATTTGGCACTTTTGGTGCTAAATGTATGCAAAATTTAATTTTTTTTTGACTTTTGAAATAGGTTTGTGCCATAATAAAAGCGTATAGATTCTAAAATTGTTAAAAAGGAGAATACAATGGCAAGCATTACTTTAACAAATAATGAGACAAAAGAGAGCTTTGAATTTGAACTCATTGAATGCACAAGAGGACCAAAAGCAGTGGATTTTTCCAAGCTTTTTGAACGCGCTAATATTTTTTCTTATGACCCCGGTTACGGTTCAACCGCAGGATGCAAATCAACCATTAGTTATATTAATGGGAAAGAGGGAGAACTGCTTTATAAAGGGCTTCCGGTAGAAAAAATTGTAGAAAAATATCAATTTACTGATGTGTGTAAGTTGCTTATTACAGGTGAAGTTCCTAAAAATGAGACAGAAACCAAAGAGTTTGAGATTGAGCTTGTGCATCGCAGCTTTTTGAATGAGGGACTCATTAATATTTTTAATGCATTTCCTGATAGTGCTCACCCTATGGCAAATCTCTCTGCCTCTCTCTCTGCACTTTCTACTTTTCATTTCCGCCATTTAGATATGGGTAATGAGGAAGAACGTCAAGTGATGGCAAGACGAGCAATTGCTAAAATTCCTACACTTGCAGCGTTTGCATATAGACATTCTTTAGGGATTCCTTATATTTACCCTGATGTTGCGCGTGGCTATGTTGAGAATTTCCTCTATATGTTGCGTGCATATCCGGGTGGAAAAATGAAACATACAACTAAGGGTGAGGTTGAGATTACTCCCTTAGAGGTAGAAGCAATGGATAAGATTTTTACACTTCACGCTGACCACGGGCAAAATGCTTCCACTACTACTGTGCGGAATGTCGCTTCTACGGGCGCACACCCTTATGCAGCATTAAGTGCTGGGGTTAATGCACTATGGGGTGCAGCACACGGAGGTGCAAATGAAAAAGTGCTAGATATGCTTAATGAGATTGGCGATGCAAAAAATGTAGATAAATACATTAATAAAGCAAAAGATAAAAATGACCCATTTAGGCTTATGGGCTTTGGACATCGTGTGTATAAAAACTATGACCCACGCGCTAAGATTCTTAAAAAGCTCAAAGATGATCTTGATGCTAAGGGCATTAAAATGAATGCACGATTAAGCGATTTGGCGCATAAGGTTGAAGAAGTGGCGTTAAGTGATAGTTACTTTGTAGAGCGAAATCTTTATCCAAATGTTGATTTTTACTCTGGTATTATTCTTTCTGCACTTAAAATTCCTGTGTCTCTTTTCACACCTATTTTTGTTATCGGACGTATGCCGGGTTGGTGTGCACAGCTTTTAGAGCACGTTAAAGACCCAACTACGAGAATCACACGACCAAGACAAGTATATATAGGTGAGTAACTCAAGTGTATTTAAGGGTTTTTAGCTATAATGCAACCCTTAAATTTTCACAAAGGACACACAATGTTAGAAGGACAGATTAGAGAGAGTATTTCAAAATCTCAAGCAAAAGCTTTGAGGAATGATGGTTATCTAATTGCAAACATTTATGGCAAAGGGCAGCAAAATATTCATTGTGCCTTTAAGCTTAATGATTTCATTAAAGCAATGAAGCAAAAGACTACCTTGATTTTTCCTGTGAAAGTAGGCAATAAAACTTTGGAAGTGGTGATTCAGGAGTATCAAAAAGATCCCGTAACAAATACGCTTATCCACGTGGATTTGCTTTTGGCACAAAAAGGTATTTTAAATAAATACAAAGTTCCTGTAAAAGTTAAAGGAAGCGCGAAAGGGTTGAAGAATAAAGGTGTGCTTTTTGTTTCTACAAAGCGCATTAGCGTTAAATGTGCTGCTGAAAATCTCCCTAATGTTTATGAGCTTGATGTGAGTGATTTAGATGTGGGGGATTCTATCCTTATTCGCGATTTACCACAATTTGATAATGTAAATGTGCTGAATCGTCCATCTGTGGCAGTAGTTGGAGTTATTAAAGCCAAATAATGTCTTGCCTCCTTGTCGCAGGACTTGGTAATCCGAGTGCCAAATATCAAAATACTCGGCATAATGTTGGGTTTATGGTGCTTGATTTTTTATCAAAAGAATTAGGTTTTGATTTTTCTTTGGATAAAAAGTTTAATGCAGAGGTAGGTGTTGTCAAGATTGATTCTCACAAAGTTTTTTTTCTTAAACCACAAACTTTTATGAATCTCTCTGGCGAAGCTATTGCTCCTTTTGTGCGGTATTTTGATATTACGCATACATTTGTAATTCACGATGATATTGATATTGGTTTTGGTAATATACGTTTTAAATATGGTGGCTCAAGTGGCGGACATAATGGCTTAAAATCTATTGATTCTCATATGGGAGATACATATTTTAGGTTGCGTTTTGGCGTAGGACGAGGCGTAGATAAAAATGTAGTGGAATATGTTTTGAGTGATTTTAACATACAAGAAAGAGAGCAGCTTGACAGACTGATTACGCACGCTAAGCAAGCAGTTATGAGCTTTTGTAATATGGCACAATATCCTAAAGAGCATATTCTTGCCTATTTGCAGCAGCATTTTACTCTTAAAATGTCTCAATCCACAGCACCCCAAGCTCAAAATACTCAATCCTCTGTTGCACAATCTTCGCAAATGCAGCATACCAGATTTACACAAGGGTAGAGAATGATTTTTCGTTTTGTGGGTATATATTATCTTAAATATTTTTTTATTATTTTTCTAGGCTTGGAAGGCTTTTTTCTTGCCATTGATATGCTCAAGTATGTTGATGAATTGCCAGATTCTGCAAACTTGCTCATTTTATTTTTATTTTATGATGGAGTATTTGCACTCACTTATACTTTGCCTATATCGCTTGTGTTATGTTCAATTATGTTTTATATGGCATTTCTCAAAAGCTCACAACTAACAGCACTTATGGCTTTAGGATATTCTAAGCGACAGATTCTTGCGCCTTTACTTCTTATTTCAAGTATGCTGATTGGCGGATTTATCGGGCTTAATACAACATCTTTTGCCTACGCAAAAGAATATGCAGAATCCATTATCTATCAACAAAATACACAAAATGCGCGTGAGAATCTCCTTTTAAAAAGCGACAATCAATATATTTTTGTCCGAAAACTTTATCCCTTACTGAATGAACAGGCAAGAGCAGAGGGCATTAAAATTTTTACACTTGATGGTGAGCATAAGCTTAAAAATTATCACGAAGCACAAGAGGCTTTTTTTGAAAATAATGTTTGGATTCT harbors:
- the tatC gene encoding twin-arginine translocase subunit TatC; the protein is MLEDLKPHIQDLRKRLIVSISVLFIAFVACFGFWEEIFHIIKLPLVEVLGSEVRGKFIASGMIEGIFIAMKSALFAALVISTPVIFWQVWIFVAPGLYKNEKKVVIPFVFFGTTMFAIGVVFSYFGVLPFIIKNVLLFGNDQFEAYITAENYFTFFIRLVIGFGIAFELPVLCFFLGKVGLITDESLKNFFKYAVVLIFIIAALIAPPDAISQILLAIPLTALYGISIVVLKFVNPAQPQDEEEDEEDIAKTDLQEKQEDKESSL
- the tatB gene encoding Sec-independent protein translocase protein TatB gives rise to the protein MFGVGIFEVLVILIVAVIALGPNKLPQTIVDIVKFFRAVKKTMAEAKESFDKEIQLSEIKQEALKYKDTIESEVNKLTKDIKLDELREISVDSLAKPLQETKESLSQEAKNLQSTLTSLNSDISYESPSSTQTSAIEQSLPTDSTKEIAYATQSPQNPTDSVHSSPLIESAQTSPSTKDS
- the serS gene encoding serine--tRNA ligase is translated as MIDTKALINQFDEIKARLAIKKVSEESLSELKKIALAYKSCKQELEELQAFQNKTSKLFGQYKREQKDITELKVALDENKMKMSTLESALKDIESHLEILAYGIPNLPDDATPQGEDENDNVEIKKVLTPPHFDFAPKEHWELGVTNGWIDFEAGVKLAKSRFSVLRGMGAKINRALINFMLDYNEKAGFESVITPVIVNARALFGTGQLPKFEEDMFKVDSHFDDEQSEHDLYLISTSEITLTNLYQDSIIPSEELPIMLTAQTPCFRKEAGSAGRDTRGMIRQHQFDKVELVAITHPTQSVAMQEKMVQTASGILSELKLPHRLVQLCGGDLGFSASNTIDIEVWLPGQNCYREISSISNTRDFQARRAKIRYKENGKNALVHTLNGSSLAVGRTLIAIMENYQQADGSIIIPEVLHKYL
- a CDS encoding tetratricopeptide repeat protein, which codes for MAEEQENNVGDNLEIPDSQGKDGANEGDSQNQEGTESAAGQNKIKALIGTLESRLQPFLQMLKENKVLMIGVIAIFVLIVIFLILVIVLLLSKNAPQEEPEPTPISRKIIEPAPILGASKRPEVDNTELGNMIKKANLLYTQGDKMEALHLFENIAVYSQSIAYYNLGVIELKEGDYKKAINSFDGAINAGEDISVSAFNAAYSAYMLGDMNLYEYYLGISSSYLYYTANQPLYSYLYGLLQYYKGFYFESLSPFLNPSSTSYAKESKKMASEAFLVFGDEYNALAQLKQVATKDDNFAIALLHARLGEYTQAKRYLYEYLGSHIGDAQALMALQLIELKSGNFKEGALILERLNAKEEDAKVFNDYPIKVKLRDDLFDINLAQENFWNRRFEHNKILGYKILFYYAPFRVFDAKNALAIIEDGNINAYSNNIESARSILQEGQKVSQINRSLAQDLRTLSLNQDIRETIKSMESLLKDYPNHSILHYNVGLLYAQMSDFDNAYLHFIRAYHLDGNDTMSGIFALMCAELTYRDTSRLSNSISNDLAEINYTSKIEYNFLLSLFRYTGNSPSDSLAWLNSMQSEALQDRKPIYYALDAVYGIYTANANQIVGAFERIKKIYTKDVVANTMYELGKRFGSNLKDFALQMNIIYKEKNLDMRSIYYGPSLARELYVYVGFVTGSLRSVQEELEAKLVVETRTSNGILQALALSNIYSNDFEKAFAFYNSLLDDLHEDDSQTRFYAAIAAMGAGRHENAVALLQLSKIESATNFEARYALGLLYQEGKNMKAATQHYDKIANTNFESEFFDFDIDTSDLLDVDKQANKDT
- a CDS encoding citrate synthase, which gives rise to MASITLTNNETKESFEFELIECTRGPKAVDFSKLFERANIFSYDPGYGSTAGCKSTISYINGKEGELLYKGLPVEKIVEKYQFTDVCKLLITGEVPKNETETKEFEIELVHRSFLNEGLINIFNAFPDSAHPMANLSASLSALSTFHFRHLDMGNEEERQVMARRAIAKIPTLAAFAYRHSLGIPYIYPDVARGYVENFLYMLRAYPGGKMKHTTKGEVEITPLEVEAMDKIFTLHADHGQNASTTTVRNVASTGAHPYAALSAGVNALWGAAHGGANEKVLDMLNEIGDAKNVDKYINKAKDKNDPFRLMGFGHRVYKNYDPRAKILKKLKDDLDAKGIKMNARLSDLAHKVEEVALSDSYFVERNLYPNVDFYSGIILSALKIPVSLFTPIFVIGRMPGWCAQLLEHVKDPTTRITRPRQVYIGE
- a CDS encoding 50S ribosomal protein L25/general stress protein Ctc, with amino-acid sequence MLEGQIRESISKSQAKALRNDGYLIANIYGKGQQNIHCAFKLNDFIKAMKQKTTLIFPVKVGNKTLEVVIQEYQKDPVTNTLIHVDLLLAQKGILNKYKVPVKVKGSAKGLKNKGVLFVSTKRISVKCAAENLPNVYELDVSDLDVGDSILIRDLPQFDNVNVLNRPSVAVVGVIKAK
- the pth gene encoding aminoacyl-tRNA hydrolase, whose protein sequence is MSCLLVAGLGNPSAKYQNTRHNVGFMVLDFLSKELGFDFSLDKKFNAEVGVVKIDSHKVFFLKPQTFMNLSGEAIAPFVRYFDITHTFVIHDDIDIGFGNIRFKYGGSSGGHNGLKSIDSHMGDTYFRLRFGVGRGVDKNVVEYVLSDFNIQEREQLDRLITHAKQAVMSFCNMAQYPKEHILAYLQQHFTLKMSQSTAPQAQNTQSSVAQSSQMQHTRFTQG
- a CDS encoding LptF/LptG family permease; translation: MIFRFVGIYYLKYFFIIFLGLEGFFLAIDMLKYVDELPDSANLLILFLFYDGVFALTYTLPISLVLCSIMFYMAFLKSSQLTALMALGYSKRQILAPLLLISSMLIGGFIGLNTTSFAYAKEYAESIIYQQNTQNARENLLLKSDNQYIFVRKLYPLLNEQARAEGIKIFTLDGEHKLKNYHEAQEAFFENNVWILKNVKSLEVAPSLTLGEKALSITTSGELEILKGFSSKVLETIAQDKPTASVIDALASLRIAHKQNVSSDKIRSILYALLVIPFFVPLCIAIISYYIPSLPRYGNLTFISFVCIIGALAVWGLFFSLSQLSVAGLIYPEIGLLLPMGILFMVFLWHIRYLNQKFS